Proteins encoded within one genomic window of Lactococcus garvieae:
- a CDS encoding Asp23/Gls24 family envelope stress response protein, whose protein sequence is MVQENMKSFGTMAENDKVDTQTHEHDIKGELTYEDKVVQKIVGLALETVDGLLSIEGGFFSNLTGKLVNTDNVTSGVDVEVGKTQVAVDLKVITEYRKNVPEIYDQIKDVIRKEVANMTDLDVVEVNVTVTDIKTKEQQREDEVTVQDRVVDAAQSTGKFTSKQVDKVKDKVDEGTSENSRVN, encoded by the coding sequence ATGGTACAAGAAAACATGAAATCGTTTGGAACAATGGCTGAAAATGATAAAGTGGATACTCAAACCCATGAGCATGACATCAAAGGTGAGTTGACTTATGAAGATAAAGTCGTTCAAAAAATTGTAGGCTTGGCCCTAGAAACCGTGGATGGTCTTCTCTCTATCGAAGGTGGCTTCTTCTCTAACTTAACAGGCAAACTTGTGAACACTGATAATGTGACTTCAGGAGTGGATGTAGAAGTTGGAAAAACTCAAGTGGCTGTAGATTTGAAAGTCATTACAGAATACCGTAAAAATGTCCCTGAGATTTATGATCAAATCAAAGATGTTATCCGTAAAGAAGTCGCAAATATGACCGACTTAGATGTTGTTGAAGTGAACGTTACAGTTACAGATATCAAGACCAAAGAGCAACAAAGAGAAGACGAAGTAACCGTTCAAGATCGCGTTGTGGATGCGGCTCAAAGTACAGGTAAATTCACTTCAAAACAAGTGGATAAAGTAAAAGATAAAGTGGATGAGGGGACTTCAGAAAATAGTCGAGTAAACTAA
- a CDS encoding MucBP domain-containing protein, whose protein sequence is MEWEREADMRRRKKIVFYKKVKVVGVGLILLTTVDLSPVLAVTNPNVDNAQSISNGVATRTENYTYDVSVDYNPMNFQQLKVTLPIPEQYVTKELGFRIEPNTNFYNYKTDTINSKITSVSYDNPITSTNTLRMSSSNFIVSSKNVNYLGFTFKVKYTDIQTNELIDVTYNVKFINAALNINYVDENNTIISEPQRVTGSVGDLYDASAEEYKKIIPGYTINEAKLPTHTQGVFSTSEQDITYFYTKNKAGAGNVTAKYVDTDGTPISGDVVKAGVIGEDYTTEQKDILGYTFKEVQGYVTGKFTDQPQTVTYVYEQYKDKSTVLVHDSELTVGDTWKPEDNFDSSTDYYGNTVPFSNINVAGQVDTTKSGTYKVTYRRFVPNFFSASENQGTYSAIATITVKDAQPLKGGDITTKYVDTDGNALLEDVVQTGNIGENYTTERKELDGYTFKEVQGNATGQFTNQAQTVTYVYTKNEIPNLIGTVIVRYVDTDDNSISEDVVKSGTVGESYITDKKVIEGYSFKEVRGNISGQYNEQPQTVSYVYVKDEVGSETGTNNNAKDEVGSESKTHSKTSNKRTALLSKQALPKTGENERMALVNSTIGAVLLATGLLVYVFRFKRVNK, encoded by the coding sequence ATGGAATGGGAAAGGGAAGCAGATATGCGCAGGAGAAAAAAAATAGTTTTTTATAAAAAAGTAAAAGTTGTGGGGGTAGGGTTAATATTGCTGACAACTGTTGATTTATCACCTGTGCTTGCAGTGACCAATCCTAATGTAGATAATGCACAATCTATTAGTAATGGAGTTGCCACCAGAACGGAAAATTATACCTATGATGTATCAGTAGACTATAATCCAATGAATTTTCAACAACTAAAGGTTACCCTTCCAATACCTGAGCAATACGTTACAAAAGAATTAGGTTTTAGAATTGAGCCTAATACAAATTTTTATAACTATAAAACAGATACAATCAACTCTAAAATTACTAGTGTGAGTTATGACAACCCAATAACTTCTACTAATACTTTAAGAATGTCTTCGTCGAATTTCATCGTATCTAGTAAGAATGTCAATTATTTGGGATTTACTTTTAAAGTTAAGTATACAGATATACAAACGAATGAGTTAATTGATGTTACATATAATGTGAAATTTATAAATGCTGCTTTAAATATAAATTACGTGGATGAAAACAACACGATCATAAGTGAGCCTCAGAGGGTAACGGGTAGTGTAGGCGACTTATATGATGCTAGTGCGGAGGAATATAAGAAGATAATCCCGGGTTATACAATAAATGAAGCCAAATTACCAACTCATACACAGGGAGTTTTTTCAACTTCTGAACAAGATATAACTTATTTTTATACAAAAAATAAGGCAGGAGCTGGCAATGTAACTGCTAAGTATGTAGATACGGATGGTACACCAATTTCAGGAGATGTGGTAAAAGCAGGAGTTATTGGTGAGGATTATACGACAGAGCAAAAAGATATACTGGGTTATACTTTTAAAGAAGTTCAAGGCTATGTAACAGGTAAATTTACCGATCAACCTCAAACAGTAACATATGTTTATGAACAATATAAAGATAAATCAACAGTACTTGTGCATGATTCAGAGCTAACGGTTGGAGATACATGGAAACCAGAAGACAACTTTGATAGTTCCACTGATTATTATGGTAATACAGTACCTTTTTCAAACATAAATGTTGCAGGTCAGGTAGATACTACAAAATCAGGCACTTATAAAGTTACTTATAGAAGATTCGTACCCAACTTCTTTTCAGCTTCTGAAAACCAAGGAACATATTCTGCTATAGCAACAATTACTGTAAAAGATGCCCAGCCTCTAAAAGGTGGGGACATTACTACAAAATATGTGGATACAGACGGAAATGCACTTTTAGAGGATGTCGTGCAGACTGGTAATATTGGTGAAAATTACACAACTGAACGTAAAGAATTGGATGGTTATACTTTCAAAGAAGTGCAAGGTAATGCTACAGGCCAGTTCACAAATCAAGCTCAAACTGTCACTTATGTCTATACTAAAAATGAGATTCCTAATCTAATAGGTACAGTCATTGTTAGATATGTGGATACGGATGATAATTCCATTTCAGAAGATGTTGTAAAATCAGGTACTGTGGGAGAAAGCTATATAACGGATAAGAAAGTTATTGAGGGCTACTCTTTTAAAGAAGTTCGGGGGAACATTTCAGGACAATACAACGAGCAACCTCAGACTGTGTCTTATGTGTATGTGAAAGATGAAGTTGGTTCTGAAACAGGAACTAATAATAATGCCAAAGATGAAGTTGGTTCTGAATCAAAAACTCATAGTAAAACGAGCAACAAACGTACAGCTTTATTATCAAAACAAGCTTTACCTAAAACAGGGGAAAATGAAAGAATGGCTTTAGTCAATTCAACTATAGGCGCTGTTCTATTAGCAACAGGATTACTTGTTTACGTTTTTCGCTTTAAGAGAGTAAACAAGTAA
- a CDS encoding InlB B-repeat-containing protein: MRKYQILYKALSLRRLVMLNVVIAIVTLLSVLPSRVFATNGGAVTTADKTYTFDYKTHIPWVGANNSLFRASFNIPSPGTSTIDGDRYQGSLTFTKLPNNDYRLVNVIPYMDVPTFNITNSGGATAAAGSYKWDESLQAWALPNPLTDNTGSSIDTSQAVNGSAGIKIYMTGASTGFMPLSTLTEDYTSLETRPVFLLGDVAGLAPNVVQNISFNLYQERAYNGDPNKWHAFNFNVPALVQYEYDGQVSGTNPEDQVDLVPGDMVHFESDVNLASPQKIAVDMIWQSSKDKGLTFNDIPETLTNSEGNKNVTKSLDFVSDLADEGSLYRLKIIPVGSKNTDPIYTEPAVLSFKSESLTFKINYVLNGGTNHTANPLTYNYGQGISHFEAPQREDYTFIGWTDKDGNSITHIPADAQGEKTLHANWVEDKHPISYFLNGGENHEKNPTFYVYGRGIDSFEKATRVGYSFVEWIDEAGNPVTNIASDTQGEKKLYAKWQANTYKINYVLKGGENSEKNPDSYIYGQGISRFEKATRQGYTFMGWTNQEGKNIENISPEDQGDKTLYASWEKIAVASTENKVSNSSDNSGDNGSENSQGNSSDSIQYSSKSKSLRAAQEKSKLPQTGEAEKTNFYLLSSIAFIASFLLIARKKLFRK; encoded by the coding sequence ATGAGAAAATATCAAATATTATATAAAGCACTATCCTTAAGAAGACTCGTCATGTTAAATGTTGTGATAGCTATAGTTACTCTGTTAAGTGTATTACCTTCTAGAGTTTTTGCAACAAATGGAGGAGCAGTTACAACTGCGGATAAAACTTATACTTTTGACTACAAGACACACATACCTTGGGTAGGTGCTAACAATAGTTTGTTTAGAGCTTCTTTTAATATCCCTTCACCAGGTACAAGTACTATTGATGGTGACCGGTATCAAGGATCACTCACGTTTACTAAACTTCCCAATAATGATTATCGATTGGTGAATGTTATACCTTACATGGACGTCCCTACTTTTAATATCACAAATTCTGGTGGCGCTACAGCGGCCGCTGGCTCTTATAAGTGGGATGAATCCTTACAAGCTTGGGCTCTTCCAAACCCACTGACCGACAACACAGGGTCGAGTATTGATACCAGCCAAGCAGTGAATGGCAGTGCAGGTATTAAAATTTACATGACGGGAGCTTCAACAGGGTTCATGCCTCTAAGCACACTTACAGAAGATTACACATCCCTTGAAACAAGACCTGTTTTCTTACTGGGCGATGTTGCTGGTTTGGCTCCTAATGTTGTGCAAAATATTTCCTTTAACTTATATCAAGAAAGAGCATATAATGGAGATCCTAATAAATGGCACGCTTTTAATTTTAATGTTCCAGCTTTAGTCCAATATGAATATGATGGCCAAGTATCAGGGACCAACCCAGAGGATCAAGTTGACTTAGTACCAGGAGATATGGTTCATTTCGAGTCTGATGTAAACCTTGCATCCCCTCAGAAAATAGCAGTGGATATGATTTGGCAGTCCAGCAAAGACAAAGGTTTAACCTTTAATGATATTCCTGAAACGCTGACTAATTCAGAAGGCAATAAGAATGTCACTAAGTCTCTTGACTTTGTTTCTGATCTTGCAGATGAAGGAAGTTTATATCGCTTAAAAATTATCCCTGTAGGTTCAAAAAATACTGACCCAATTTATACTGAACCAGCTGTATTGTCATTTAAGTCAGAGAGCCTGACCTTTAAAATCAATTATGTTCTAAATGGGGGAACGAATCACACTGCCAATCCTTTGACATACAATTATGGACAAGGCATCAGTCATTTTGAAGCCCCCCAACGTGAAGATTATACTTTCATAGGATGGACAGATAAAGACGGAAACAGTATTACTCACATACCAGCAGATGCGCAAGGAGAAAAAACACTTCATGCAAATTGGGTGGAAGATAAGCACCCGATTAGTTACTTTTTAAATGGTGGAGAGAATCATGAAAAAAATCCAACATTTTATGTCTATGGAAGGGGCATAGACTCCTTTGAAAAAGCAACACGTGTAGGCTATTCTTTTGTAGAATGGATCGATGAAGCTGGAAATCCAGTGACAAACATAGCTTCAGATACACAGGGAGAGAAAAAATTATACGCAAAATGGCAAGCAAATACTTATAAAATCAATTACGTACTCAAAGGTGGAGAAAATTCTGAAAAAAATCCAGACTCTTACATATATGGCCAAGGTATAAGCCGCTTTGAAAAGGCGACGCGCCAAGGTTACACTTTCATGGGATGGACAAATCAAGAAGGAAAAAATATCGAAAACATATCACCTGAAGATCAAGGAGATAAGACACTCTATGCCAGTTGGGAAAAAATAGCAGTTGCCTCTACTGAAAATAAAGTTTCTAACAGTAGTGACAACAGTGGTGACAATGGTAGTGAGAATAGTCAAGGCAATAGTAGTGATAGCATTCAGTATTCTTCTAAGTCTAAATCTTTACGTGCTGCTCAAGAAAAAAGTAAGCTACCACAAACGGGTGAAGCAGAAAAAACGAATTTTTATTTACTAAGTAGTATTGCCTTTATCGCAAGTTTCTTACTTATAGCGAGAAAAAAGTTATTTAGAAAGTAG
- a CDS encoding ArsC/Spx/MgsR family protein → MKIYYRGSCASSKKALEWFRSHDIEIEVVKIREITHKDLIHVLSLSDNGVFDIVKRSSGPVSDENIKNREKINNMSFNEALVYLKKHPALLMTPIILEADRCLIGFNSEQIRQFFPIKYRKTLQ, encoded by the coding sequence ATGAAAATTTACTATAGAGGGAGTTGTGCATCAAGTAAAAAAGCTCTTGAATGGTTTAGAAGCCATGACATCGAAATAGAAGTAGTGAAGATTAGAGAAATAACACATAAAGATTTGATACATGTGCTTTCTCTTTCTGACAATGGCGTGTTTGATATTGTGAAGCGCTCCAGTGGACCTGTTTCTGATGAAAATATTAAAAATAGGGAAAAAATAAATAATATGAGTTTTAATGAAGCACTCGTCTATTTAAAGAAGCATCCTGCTTTACTCATGACCCCTATAATATTGGAAGCAGATAGGTGTCTAATAGGTTTTAATTCAGAGCAAATACGTCAATTTTTTCCTATAAAATATAGAAAAACATTACAATGA
- a CDS encoding VaFE repeat-containing surface-anchored protein: MNKYIRNLQGVATVIATLSLLLNLFLPGITVVAETVNEATSTTEVIRSSEKDIALNENSGKKEAIKGSLGESKQGGTTEKAKPSSDQEINRESSTAESSETKKSSMKSIIGESQNANDGPTASTELTLEEYLAQNDYLLADGKLYSTNGTDVREDLKDVLSVLAQKYGYGLGISPRAASDVVIDDAYSIKTASWTYTNGKEGSRWFAKRDDDQTKRNLLWCIEPAAPLYAGANTGFTLGQDTSTKMQKISLMAYFGYEKQKSIVNAFYTEKYSQEIATGIGVSSISDTANSVSLAGYNAFKKAVDEKIRPFYNPPSFAGKNITINAGETLTLTDENNSLAAYKVTSTPANMTVTKSGNTLTIKAISAANIADLRFAFDIDPAYVGATVVYKHATLQDVVKGRVYNPTGFDLSIKVNNEIKTNASDAEDGDKVLSPEEEVTIFDDVEYSHLFTDGRTYSIKGKLMDKQTGAPLLVNGKEVTAEKSFIPTQSSGTIRLAFTFDASVLAGKKVVVFEDLYDENIKVGTHSDLTDEGQTVEFDEPKISTTATNQDDGSKLFDPEEKVTLVDSVAYHNLQIGKTYKVSGVLMNKATGQPLVVGEEKVTGETIFTPTASDGTIDVVFEFNASALAGSELVVFEKIERQHAVDKEYRFVAKHEDLNDAGQTVEITDPKIATQATNANDGTQSFEPVETITLKDEVAYENLIEGKVYTAKGTLMDKATGKPLEINGKKVTAQTTFIAGQGEVTKEEEMVDLEGTPTKRVSGTIEVIFTFNGLHLNGKELVVFEALERKGSEIAVHADLEDEKQTVKFTDPKLATQARNIEDGTQVFDPLATVVLEDEVAYENLVEGQVYTVNGTLMDKATGKPLEINGEKVTAQTTFIAGQDKAVDEKTKDVLGSKKTFVSGKIHVTFKFIGLHLKGKELVVFESLVRAGSEIAVHADLKDKGQTVKVTEPKIGTKATNAQDGTQSFETNGSVVLNDQVTYTNLIAGKTYTVTGTLMDKATGRPLQINGQKVMASTTFVAGEGGPSNSQKVTGSLVSGKVNVVFNFNAQYLQGKEVVVFESLVREGTEIAVHADLEDENQTVNFRTPVSNESILPDLGDHSLLGGVVLGLLFLVLASSFVLYRLKNNK, from the coding sequence AAAGCCAAAATGCGAATGATGGGCCTACTGCATCTACTGAATTAACTTTAGAAGAATATTTGGCACAAAATGATTACCTACTTGCCGATGGGAAGCTGTATTCAACAAATGGAACGGATGTACGTGAAGATTTAAAAGACGTTTTATCAGTCCTAGCTCAAAAATATGGATATGGTTTGGGTATTTCTCCGAGAGCTGCAAGTGATGTCGTTATTGACGATGCTTACAGTATTAAGACAGCTAGTTGGACATACACCAATGGGAAAGAAGGTTCACGCTGGTTTGCTAAGAGGGATGATGATCAAACAAAACGAAATCTTCTATGGTGTATTGAACCAGCAGCTCCTTTATATGCGGGTGCCAATACAGGTTTTACTTTAGGTCAAGATACTTCTACCAAAATGCAAAAGATTTCTTTAATGGCCTACTTTGGATATGAGAAGCAAAAATCGATTGTAAATGCTTTTTATACAGAAAAATATAGCCAAGAAATTGCTACAGGAATTGGTGTTAGTAGTATTTCAGATACAGCAAATAGTGTAAGTTTAGCTGGTTATAATGCTTTCAAAAAAGCAGTAGATGAAAAGATTCGTCCGTTTTATAATCCGCCAAGTTTCGCTGGGAAAAACATCACAATCAATGCAGGAGAAACACTTACATTGACGGATGAAAATAATAGCCTAGCAGCATACAAAGTCACTTCAACTCCTGCAAATATGACAGTGACTAAAAGTGGGAATACCCTCACAATTAAAGCGATATCTGCTGCCAATATTGCCGATCTTCGCTTCGCTTTTGATATCGACCCCGCCTATGTAGGTGCCACAGTTGTTTACAAACATGCTACTTTACAAGATGTGGTTAAAGGGCGTGTTTATAATCCAACAGGGTTTGATTTATCAATAAAAGTTAACAATGAAATAAAAACTAATGCCAGTGACGCAGAAGATGGCGATAAAGTATTATCGCCTGAAGAAGAAGTAACAATTTTTGATGATGTAGAGTACAGTCATCTATTTACAGATGGACGGACTTACAGTATCAAAGGTAAACTAATGGATAAGCAAACGGGAGCACCGTTACTCGTAAATGGCAAAGAAGTAACAGCAGAAAAATCTTTTATTCCTACTCAAAGTAGTGGAACAATCCGCCTTGCTTTCACTTTTGATGCTTCTGTTTTAGCAGGTAAAAAAGTAGTTGTTTTTGAAGACTTATATGATGAAAATATAAAAGTCGGGACACATAGTGACTTAACGGACGAAGGACAAACAGTTGAGTTTGATGAGCCCAAAATTTCAACAACTGCGACAAACCAAGATGATGGCTCAAAATTATTTGATCCAGAAGAAAAAGTTACTTTAGTTGATAGTGTAGCTTATCATAACTTACAAATTGGAAAAACGTATAAAGTTTCAGGCGTTCTCATGAATAAAGCAACTGGGCAACCATTGGTCGTTGGGGAAGAAAAAGTTACAGGTGAAACGATTTTTACTCCAACAGCTTCCGATGGAACTATTGATGTGGTGTTTGAATTTAACGCTTCTGCTTTAGCTGGTAGCGAGTTAGTTGTTTTCGAAAAGATTGAGCGTCAACACGCTGTGGATAAGGAATATCGTTTTGTTGCTAAGCACGAAGATTTAAATGATGCAGGGCAAACAGTTGAAATAACAGACCCTAAAATAGCAACACAAGCAACAAATGCCAATGATGGTACCCAAAGTTTTGAGCCTGTAGAAACAATTACCCTTAAGGACGAAGTAGCTTATGAAAACTTAATTGAAGGTAAGGTATACACTGCCAAGGGAACGCTTATGGATAAAGCAACTGGTAAACCTTTGGAGATTAATGGTAAAAAAGTTACCGCCCAAACAACCTTTATCGCAGGTCAAGGTGAAGTGACCAAAGAGGAAGAGATGGTTGATTTAGAGGGAACACCTACTAAACGTGTAAGTGGGACTATCGAGGTCATCTTTACTTTCAATGGTTTACATCTCAACGGGAAAGAGCTCGTCGTCTTTGAAGCTCTAGAACGTAAGGGTTCTGAAATAGCTGTTCATGCAGATCTTGAGGATGAAAAGCAAACTGTTAAATTTACAGATCCAAAATTAGCGACACAAGCTCGAAATATAGAAGACGGTACTCAAGTATTTGACCCATTAGCAACGGTTGTTCTGGAGGATGAAGTAGCATATGAGAATTTAGTCGAAGGACAAGTTTACACAGTAAATGGAACGCTCATGGATAAAGCTACTGGTAAGCCTTTGGAGATTAATGGCGAGAAAGTTACGGCTCAAACAACCTTTATTGCAGGGCAAGATAAGGCAGTCGATGAGAAGACGAAAGATGTTTTAGGAAGTAAAAAAACTTTTGTCAGCGGAAAAATTCATGTCACTTTCAAATTTATTGGTTTACATTTAAAAGGGAAAGAACTTGTAGTTTTTGAGTCTCTCGTTCGTGCTGGCTCTGAAATAGCCGTGCATGCTGATTTAAAGGATAAAGGACAAACTGTAAAAGTCACTGAACCTAAAATTGGTACAAAAGCTACAAATGCTCAAGATGGTACACAAAGTTTTGAGACAAATGGTAGCGTCGTCTTAAATGACCAAGTTACTTATACAAATTTAATTGCAGGTAAAACCTATACAGTTACTGGGACACTGATGGATAAAGCCACAGGACGTCCGCTTCAAATTAATGGTCAAAAAGTTATGGCATCAACAACATTTGTTGCTGGAGAAGGTGGACCAAGTAATAGTCAAAAAGTTACAGGATCTCTTGTGAGTGGGAAAGTGAATGTGGTGTTTAACTTTAATGCTCAATATTTGCAAGGTAAAGAAGTAGTTGTCTTTGAATCTTTGGTACGAGAAGGAACTGAAATAGCAGTTCACGCCGATTTGGAAGATGAAAACCAAACTGTGAACTTTAGAACACCAGTATCTAACGAATCAATCCTTCCAGATTTAGGAGACCATTCTTTACTAGGTGGTGTGGTATTAGGTTTACTTTTCTTAGTATTAGCAAGTTCATTTGTGTTATATCGTTTGAAAAATAATAAATGA